A region from the Drosophila takahashii strain IR98-3 E-12201 chromosome 2L, DtakHiC1v2, whole genome shotgun sequence genome encodes:
- the jp gene encoding uncharacterized protein jp isoform X2 → MDWYPEEDEEDLMFSPALLARRASESWIVEPPVESVPINVTLQRKKSMPDFQELPRATEAMSREEVSALGSARREAVRRQIEVNERLKANPLLYLVSPQVKDWFVRQQLMLLVLIFNVALALLFVYMLT, encoded by the exons ATGGACTGGTATccggaggaggatgaggaggaccTTATGTTCTCGCCGGCACTCTTGGCCAGGCGAGCCAGCGAAAGCTGGATCGTAGAGCCGCCCGTGGAG TCGGTGCCCATCAATGTGACGCTGCAGCGGAAGAAGTCCATGCCCGATTTCCAGGAACTGCCGCGTGCCACGGAGGCCATGAGCCGCGAGGAGGTCTCCGCCCTGGGATCCGCCCGCCGGGAGGCAGTGCGTCGCCAGATCGAGGTCAACGAGCGCCTCAAGGCAAATCCCTTGCTGTATTTGGTCAGTCCACAGGTTAAG GACTGGTTTGTGCGCCAGCAGCTGATGCTGCTCGTCCTGATTTTCAATGTCGCGCTGGCGCTGCTCTTTGTCTACATGCTCACCTAG
- the LOC108056621 gene encoding uncharacterized protein: MCHGSAAVTRGRPITGAVGVVDGGSIGLRLTLVAKDQWSISAKMVGCLETRRLLVIWLMALGFCPGGSKDAEPDADAKWMAPLQQYGYTAKHLKNKVEHGEFTTFELGTPNYQILNPEDEPEYITADQPHYQEMLKRLTSAQSGTDTIDVEMASRREAVPNLAQKSSEIQEPVKPKSESEPNRWEKLKKRSSIQGRLGDYKETVEPDVRDERSFIPDIQVYSGARPFQSRVANLN, encoded by the exons ATGTGTCATGGCTCAG CTGCCGTCACTCGGGGGCGTCCAATTACCGGCGCAGTCGGCGTCGTCGATGGCGGTTCTATTGGGCTTAGGCTAACGCTTGTGGCCAAAGATCAATGGAGCATCAGTGCGAAAATGGTTGGCTGCCTGGAGACACGGCGACTACTGGTCATCTGGCTGATGGCCCTTGGCTTTTGTCCGGGAGGCTCAAAGGATGCCGAGCCGGATGCGGATGCCAAGTGGATGGCTCCCCTCCAGCAGTATGGATACACTGCCAAGCATCTGAAGAACAAGGTGGAGCACGGCGAGTTTACCACCTTCGAGCTGGGCACCCCCAACTACCAGATCCTGAATCCCGAAGACGAACCGGAGTACATTACTGCGGATCAACCGCATTACCAGGAGATGCTTAAACGATTGACCAGTGCTCAAAGTGGAACCGATACCATCGATGTGGAAATGGCAAGTCGAAGGGAAGCCGTTCCAAATCTTGCCCAGAAATCTTCCGAAATCCAAGAGCCAGTTAAGCCAAAGTCAGAGAGCGAACCCAATCGCTGGGAGAAATTAAAGAAGCGCAGCTCCATCCAGGGAAGACTGGGTGATTACAAGGAAACCGTGGAGCCCGATGTAAGGGACGAGCGTAGTTTTATTCCAGATATCCAGGTTTACTCCGGAGCCAGACCATTTCAAAGTCGAGTAGCCAATCTTAATTAA
- the jp gene encoding junctophilin-1 isoform X1 produces MQQAGQLTPQQQQQQQQQLLQQQQNGGDLAAYAASQAAGGRRGPINGGRFDFEDGGTYCGGWDEGKAHGHGVCTGPKHQGAYAGAWNYGFEVSGSYIWPSGSHYEGQWQNGRRHGLGVEQIGRQIYRGEWSKDGHKGRYGVRESTVSTAKYEGTWNEGYQDGSGCETYADGGKYQGQWQEGKRHGYGIRTSAPFGLASHHRRKNLHASLSSLRSGENGNAAKMVEKAEEIRGGFVLTAKSDKLPVRRNSLTDKTGKKGFLMGLKMRKQRSTGDLEKRGTIASGSIRSTMSSASWISTGSEQSNLTTKSQHTESNASFTMEDEQLDPTVVETYMGEWKKDKRCGHGVAERSDGLKYEGEWYNNRKHGYGVTTFRDGTVEEGKYKNNILITSQKKKHLFLARSRKLRDRIAAALSSAQRALKMAMQRSDMAISRMATAAAKAQNADASAEQARMDCENAVRMAREFAPDFKPSVLERFEKLRFRERERFRPGPAAANDATMKMGMQTQQQQQQQGQFSPTSSSGSDAYATQAQRQQQYLNMQQQQQQQRRMSQQKLDSECPVPPSMYSQQLPVSPQTDLSGMVSQGQPSHAQVISAINQMYHQQQHQQNQQQPQSNPQMNPAYQFQQQQPPGQAKINPNLNSNLKQNQATNLNQNQVPFGAGTNQQGVSPQQQQQLLQQQQQQQQLQQQQLLQQQQLQQQQLLQQQQQQLQQQPSLHASPTHNASNLLRRASQMQQQQIQETAAAAAMAANAAAMAAAQQQQRSGRPPMLGQMGQQSSIDHFDHYKRPPSRDSSIDRYARAASRLSGAFAGSRQTSLDRSGLADPVTNGGTSTPDGRPRAGSVFRGSTPQPGAAGTSSMTGNGSLPSGTGNGGRLSRAGTPSLGAGGRAPSQGKAEPLFSSPNQPFEDVLLRQRTLGQDIIPSPLQPKRTESLYLPATPVGMAMGGKGGGGGGGGGGKKMKSVPINVTLQRKKSMPDFQELPRATEAMSREEVSALGSARREAVRRQIEVNERLKANPLLYLVSPQVKDWFVRQQLMLLVLIFNVALALLFVYMLT; encoded by the exons ATGCAACAGGCTGGCCAACTGacgccgcagcagcaacagcaacagcagcaacagctcctgcaacagcagcagaatgGCGGTGACCTTGCCGCCTATGCCGCCTCACAGGCAGCGGGCGGTAGGCGTGGCCCCATAAACGGCGGCCGCTTCGACTTCGAGGACGGCGGCACCTACTGCGGCGGCTGGGACGAAGGCAAGGCCCATGGCCACGGCGTCTGCACGGGTCCCAAGCACCAGGGCGCCTACGCCGGAGCCTGGAACTACGGCTTCGAGGTGTCCGGATCGTACATTTGGCCCAG CGGCTCACACTACGAGGGTCAGTGGCAGAATGGACGCCGCCACGGGCTGGGCGTGGAGCAGATCGGGCGGCAGATCTACCGCGGCGAGTGGTCGAAGGACGGGCACAAGGGACGCTACGGAGTCCGCGAGAGCACCGTGTCGACGGCCAAGTACGAGGGCACCTGGAACGAGGGCTACCAGGACGGGTCCGGATGCGAGACCTACGCGGATGGCG GCAAATACCAGGGTCAGTGGCAGGAGGGCAAGCGACATGGCTACGGCATCCGCACCTCGGCGCCCTTTGGACTGGCCTCGCACCATCGGCGCAAGAACCTCCATGCCTCGCTGAGTTCCCTGCGGAGTGGCGAGAACGGAAATGCGGCCAAGATGGTGGAGAAGGCGGAGGAGATTCGCGGCGGCTTCGTCCTGACGGCCAAGTCCGATAAGCTGCCGGTGCGGCGCAACAGTTTAACGGATAAGACCGGCAAGAAGGGATTCCTGATG GGCCTTAAGATGCGCAAACAGCGCAGCACGGGCGATCTGGAGAAACGGGGCACCATTGCGTCCGGCAGCATACGCTCCACCATGTCCTCGGCCTCCTGGATCAGCACCGGATCAGAGCAGTCCAACCTGACCACCAA GTCCCAGCACACCGAGTCCAATGCCAGCTTCACCATGGAGGACGAGCAGCTGGACCCCACGGTGGTGGAGACGTACATGGGCGAGTGGAAGAAGGACAAGCGCTGTGGTCACGGTGTGGCGGAGCGCAGCGATGGACTCAA GTACGAGGGCGAGTGGTACAACAACCGGAAGCACGGCTACGGTGTGACGACCTTTCGCGACGGAACCGTCGAGGAGGGCAAGTATAAGAACAACATCCTGATCACCAGCCAGAAGAAGAAGCATTTGTTCCTGGCGCGTTCGCGCAAGCTCCGCGATCGAATTGCGGCGGCCTTGAGCTCCGCCCAGCGCGCCCTCAAGATGGCCATGCAGCGATCGGACATGGCCATTTCCCGGATGGCCACCGCAGCGGCCAAGGCCCAGAATGCCGACGCCTCGGCGGAACAGGCCCGAATGGACTGTGAGAATGCGGTGCGAATGGCCCGGGAATTTGCCCCCGACTTCAAGCCCTCTGTGCTGGAGCGTTTTGAGAAGCTGCGCTTCCGCGAACGGGAGCGATTCCGTCCGGGACCAGCGGCCGCCAACGATGCCACCATGAAAATGGGCATGCAgacgcaacagcaacagcagcaacagggtCAATTTTcgcccaccagcagcagcggatCGGATGCCTATGCCACGCAGgcccagcggcagcagcaatatCTGAacatgcagcagcaacagcagcagcagcgtcgCATGTCGCAGCAGAAACTGGACTCGGAGTGCCCCGTGCCGCCGTCGATGTACTCGCAACAGCTGCCCGTCTCCCCGCAGACGGATCTCTCGGGGATGGTCAGCCAGGGTCAGCCCAGCCACGCCCAGGTGATCAGTGCCATCAATCAGATgtaccaccagcagcagcaccagcagaaccagcagcagccacaGAGCAACCCGCAAATGAATCCTGCATATCAGttccagcaacagcagccgccCGGCCAGGCCAAGATCAATCCGAATCTCAACTCGAACCTCAAGCAGAACCAGGCAACGAATCTGAACCAGAATCAGGTGCCTTTTGGAGCGGGCACGAATCAGCAGGGAGTTTccccacagcagcagcagcaacttctgcagcagcaacaacagcagcagcaactgcaacagcagcaacttctgcagcaacagcagctgcaacagcaacagctactccagcagcaacaacagcaactccAGCAGCAACCCTCGCTGCACGCCTCGCCCACCCACAATGCCTCGAATCTGCTGCGTCGCGCCTCCCagatgcagcaacagcagataCAGGagaccgccgccgccgctgccatGGCCGCCAATGCTGCCGCCATGGCCgctgcccagcagcagcagcgcagcggcagaCCGCCGATGTTGGGCCAAATGGGCCAGCAGTCGTCCATCGATCACTTCGACCACTACAAGAGGCCGCCGAGTCGCGACTCCTCCATCGATCGCTATGCAAGGGCTGCGAGTCGCCTGAGTGGAGCCTTTGCCGGATCTCGGCAAACGTCCCTCGATCGATCTGGTCTGGCTGATCCAGTGACTAACGGAGGCACAAGCACTCCCGATGGACGCCCGCGGGCGGGCTCAGTATTCCGCGGTTCCACCCCGCAACCTGGAGCCGCAGGAACCTCCTCGATGACTGGCAATGGATCGCTGCCCTCGGGAACGGGCAACGGCGGGCGATTATCGCGGGCCGGAACTCCGAGCTTGGGAGCCGGAGGGCGAGCTCCTAGTCAGGGCAAGGCAGAGCCCTTGTTCTCCTCGCCCAACCAGCCGTTCGAGGACGTCCTGCTGCGCCAGCGGACGCTCGGCCAGGACATCATTCCCTCGCCCCTGCAGCCCAAGCGCACGGAGAGCCTCTATCTGCCGGCCACGCCCGTGGGCATGGCCATGGGCGGAAAGGGGggcggaggcggcggtggGGGTGGCGGCAAGAAAATGAAG TCGGTGCCCATCAATGTGACGCTGCAGCGGAAGAAGTCCATGCCCGATTTCCAGGAACTGCCGCGTGCCACGGAGGCCATGAGCCGCGAGGAGGTCTCCGCCCTGGGATCCGCCCGCCGGGAGGCAGTGCGTCGCCAGATCGAGGTCAACGAGCGCCTCAAGGCAAATCCCTTGCTGTATTTGGTCAGTCCACAGGTTAAG GACTGGTTTGTGCGCCAGCAGCTGATGCTGCTCGTCCTGATTTTCAATGTCGCGCTGGCGCTGCTCTTTGTCTACATGCTCACCTAG
- the LOC108068543 gene encoding translation initiation factor IF-2 — MFERCSLLFMAIVMATALLTQAHFPEYCAECEQEVWEQVPCSEVPTTVAPTTSTSGGSTASPPTTAVYSTTEYPSTTTTAPPTDYTTQPSAYKKCYCECKLGCKEFCRKVVSSGPKQPLTQISSIGEYAPGGQVEFTHVHQRKYFPKYGGEGYGGLVGPVGGPKAYKPYPLVYEQAAAASAASSPASSPAVANIAAPNYTLEELAQLLSTAYGTKKGYPASQPAQPRPQIQLQPAPTPSVYYSPVPVYSKPAAPVVPLLSKVAPAPKISSSIKYAAAAVSSSSGVSVAKIKTPYEEKIVVATPPPTIYDRTTSYPIVEAPKEYLAPQTEVYPVVQSQTESYPSHTPAYPTESYPSHKDSYNSITESYPSQTESYQPRTEAYPVPEPQPEVKPYGGPESGPDKPSSTFDLAIDNYLKDFGYGNQGRAYADY, encoded by the coding sequence ATGTTCGAACGCTGCAGTTTATTGTTTATGGCCATTGTGATGGCTACGGCCCTGTTGACCCAAGCCCATTTCCCGGAATACTGTGCGGAATGTGAGCAGGAGGTTTGGGAGCAGGTTCCATGCAGCGAGGTGCCCACAACGGTGGCACCGACGACTTCAACGAGCGGCGGATCCACCGCAAGTCCACCCACCACCGCGGTGTACAGCACCACGGAGTAtcccagcaccaccaccactgctCCACCCACGGACTACACCACCCAGCCGTCGGCGTACAAGAAGTGCTACTGCGAGTGCAAGCTGGGCTGCAAGGAGTTCTGCCGCAAGGTGGTCTCCTCCGGACCCAAGCAGCCCCTCACCCAGATCTCCTCGATCGGGGAGTATGCTCCAGGTGGCCAGGTGGAGTTCACGCATGTCCATCAGCGCAAGTACTTCCCCAAGTACGGAGGCGAGGGCTATGGAGGATTGGTGGGACCCGTGGGCGGACCCAAGGCCTATAAGCCCTATCCCTTGGTCTACGaacaggcagcagcagcttctGCTGCTTCCTCACCAGCTTCCTCACCGGCGGTGGCCAACATAGCTGCTCCCAACTACACTCTCGAGGAGTTGGCCCAACTCCTGAGCACCGCCTATGGCACCAAGAAGGGCTATCCAGCCAGTCAGCCAGCTCAGCCGCGTCCTCAAATCCAACTTCAGCCAGCACCAACTCCCTCCGTTTACTACTCCCCTGTTCCAGTTTACAGCAAGCCAGCTGCCCCGGTGGTTCCCCTCCTCAGCAAAGTGGCTCCGGCTCCGAAAATCTCATCCAGCATTAAGTATGCCGCAGCAGCGGTTTCCTCTTCATCGGGGGTGTCAGTGGCCAAGATAAAGACGCCCTACGAGGAGAAGATTGTGGTGGCCACACCGCCGCCCACTATTTATGACAGGACCACGTCGTATCCCATTGTTGAGGCGCCCAAGGAGTATTTGGCGCCACAAACTGAGGTCTATCCCGTGGTGCAGAGTCAAACGGAATCGTATCCCAGCCACACGCCCGCATATCCCACCGAATCGTATCCCAGCCACAAGGATTCGTACAACAGCATCACGGAGTCGTATCCCAGCCAAACGGAGTCCTATCAGCCCCGCACGGAGGCCTATCCCGTGCCGGAACCTCAGCCGGAGGTCAAGCCATACGGTGGACCCGAGTCGGGTCCCGATAAGCCATCCTCCACCTTCGACCTGGCCATCGATAACTATCTGAAGGACTTTGGTTACGGCAACCAGGGAAGGGCCTATGCGGACTACTGA